A section of the Kribbella sp. HUAS MG21 genome encodes:
- a CDS encoding molybdopterin cofactor-binding domain-containing protein, whose amino-acid sequence MSWAAGSADPRTADAAIPSLPQPENIFDLGDLQNLAAAPTSGLITVEIKGDGTAHFAVPRCEVGQGITTAFAMMVAEELDLPMSKVEITLADARPELLMNQLTGGSNSMRSMYLPVRTAAAIARQRLVETAAERWGAEPAELTTRKGVVSSPGGRTASYGSLAEAAASATTIAVSAHLKDPSEFKILGRPRTRVDALDSITGRKQFAMDLQVPGAKPTMVARPPTINGTLRSINDLAALKAMPGITDVVGITHGVAIRGETFGQCIDAIQQVDATWGPGTVDDESDATVLAKLRAAQLPMTVPPLLAKTIDAEFVFAFASNSPLEPDCAIADVRPDSAEIWSCLKVPIVAQTDIAKQLGLPLDAVKVHVTQGGGSFGRHLFHDVAAEAAEISQKMGKPVKLSWSRTDNFRQGRTHPMCTSRVRVNYLGGNVLSYEQRHTSVETDFGHGLGEMITAYAADLPVAGNLSFAQTIFALTQTSPYNFGVTTQLLNEIPLKFNTGSMRNIYSPNVVCAEELMVDQLAARMGQDPVRFRRNFLKDQRLLAVLNKAAEVGDWGKAMPKGTAQGVGVHSEYRAAVATLVEIDCRPETVNRPVEGEGVTGPRVTKAVIVVDPGFCINPRGLEAQMIGGLQDAIALALTSSLHIKDGIPLEGSWDNYFYTREWNSPLDVEVVIMPNTSESPSGAGELAVAPAFAAVACAYARATGTLPTFFPINHGKLGFEPLPLQPSTPQSPTDGLDHTF is encoded by the coding sequence GTGAGCTGGGCGGCGGGGTCGGCGGATCCGCGCACCGCCGATGCGGCGATCCCCTCGTTGCCGCAGCCGGAGAACATCTTCGATCTCGGTGATCTGCAGAACCTCGCGGCCGCGCCGACGTCCGGGCTGATCACCGTGGAGATCAAGGGCGACGGGACCGCACATTTCGCCGTACCGCGGTGCGAGGTCGGGCAGGGGATCACCACCGCGTTCGCGATGATGGTGGCGGAAGAGCTGGATCTTCCGATGAGCAAGGTCGAGATCACCCTCGCCGACGCGCGGCCGGAGCTGTTGATGAACCAGCTCACCGGCGGGTCGAACTCGATGCGCAGCATGTACCTCCCCGTGCGTACGGCGGCCGCGATCGCCCGGCAGCGCCTGGTCGAGACGGCCGCGGAGCGCTGGGGCGCCGAGCCCGCCGAGCTGACCACCCGCAAGGGCGTGGTGAGCAGCCCGGGCGGCCGGACGGCGTCGTACGGCTCGCTGGCCGAGGCCGCGGCGAGCGCCACGACGATCGCGGTGTCCGCTCACCTCAAGGACCCCTCGGAGTTCAAGATCCTCGGCCGGCCGCGGACCCGGGTCGACGCGCTGGACAGCATCACCGGGCGCAAGCAGTTCGCGATGGACCTCCAGGTGCCGGGCGCGAAGCCCACCATGGTGGCCAGGCCGCCGACGATCAACGGCACGCTGCGCTCGATCAACGACCTGGCCGCGCTGAAGGCGATGCCGGGGATCACCGACGTCGTGGGCATCACCCACGGTGTCGCGATCCGCGGCGAGACCTTCGGGCAGTGCATCGACGCGATCCAGCAGGTCGACGCGACCTGGGGCCCGGGCACGGTGGACGACGAGTCCGACGCGACCGTGCTGGCGAAGCTGCGCGCGGCCCAGCTGCCGATGACAGTCCCGCCGCTGCTGGCGAAGACGATCGACGCCGAGTTCGTGTTCGCGTTCGCCAGCAACAGCCCGCTCGAGCCGGACTGCGCGATCGCGGACGTCCGCCCGGACAGCGCCGAGATCTGGTCCTGCCTCAAGGTACCGATCGTCGCCCAGACCGACATCGCCAAGCAGCTCGGCCTGCCGCTGGACGCCGTCAAGGTGCACGTCACCCAGGGCGGCGGCTCGTTCGGCCGGCACCTGTTCCACGACGTCGCTGCCGAGGCGGCGGAGATCTCGCAGAAGATGGGCAAGCCGGTCAAGCTGTCCTGGTCCCGGACCGACAACTTCCGGCAGGGCCGCACGCACCCGATGTGTACGTCGCGCGTCCGGGTGAACTACCTGGGCGGCAACGTGCTCAGCTACGAGCAGCGGCACACCAGCGTGGAGACCGACTTCGGGCACGGCCTCGGCGAGATGATCACCGCGTACGCGGCGGACCTGCCGGTCGCCGGCAACCTGTCGTTCGCGCAGACGATCTTCGCGCTCACCCAGACGTCGCCGTACAACTTCGGTGTCACGACCCAGCTGCTCAACGAGATCCCGCTGAAGTTCAACACCGGCAGTATGCGCAACATCTACTCGCCGAACGTGGTCTGCGCCGAGGAACTCATGGTCGACCAGCTCGCCGCGAGGATGGGCCAGGACCCGGTCCGGTTCCGGCGGAACTTCCTCAAGGACCAGCGGCTGCTCGCGGTGCTGAACAAGGCGGCCGAGGTCGGCGACTGGGGCAAGGCGATGCCGAAGGGCACGGCGCAGGGCGTCGGTGTGCACTCGGAGTACCGTGCCGCGGTCGCGACGCTGGTCGAGATCGACTGCCGGCCGGAGACGGTGAACCGGCCGGTCGAGGGCGAGGGTGTGACCGGTCCGCGGGTGACCAAGGCGGTGATCGTCGTCGATCCCGGGTTCTGCATCAACCCGCGGGGTCTCGAGGCGCAGATGATCGGCGGCCTGCAGGACGCGATCGCGCTGGCGCTGACGTCCAGCCTGCACATCAAGGACGGCATCCCGCTCGAGGGCAGCTGGGACAACTACTTCTACACCCGGGAGTGGAACTCGCCGCTGGATGTCGAGGTGGTGATCATGCCGAACACCAGCGAGAGCCCGAGCGGCGCCGGCGAGCTCGCGGTGGCGCCTGCGTTCGCCGCGGTCGCGTGCGCGTATGCCCGCGCGACCGGCACGCTGCCGACGTTCTTCCCGATCAACCACGGCAAGCTCGGGTTCGAGCCGCTGCCGTTGCAGCCGTCCACCCCGCAGTCGCCGACCGACGGCCTCGACCACACGTTCTGA
- a CDS encoding (2Fe-2S)-binding protein yields MPTHTFKLNGKQISVEAADNVRLLWVLRDLLGVTGPKYGCAIEVCKSCTSHINGKAFNPCSVQVKDIDAADEVTTIEGLPATVGKDLHPMQEAWLKYDVSQCGYCQPGQIMAAVAKVRQAKAEGRELTDADLDELRNICRCGTYSRIRDALKAAAEDMGA; encoded by the coding sequence ATGCCAACGCACACCTTCAAGCTCAACGGCAAGCAGATCAGCGTCGAGGCCGCGGACAACGTCCGGTTGCTGTGGGTCCTGCGCGACCTGCTCGGCGTCACCGGACCGAAGTACGGCTGCGCGATCGAGGTCTGCAAGTCCTGTACGTCGCACATCAACGGCAAGGCGTTCAATCCGTGTTCGGTGCAGGTCAAGGACATCGACGCCGCGGACGAGGTGACCACGATCGAGGGGCTGCCGGCGACGGTCGGCAAGGACCTGCACCCGATGCAGGAGGCGTGGCTGAAGTACGACGTGTCCCAGTGCGGGTACTGCCAGCCCGGCCAGATCATGGCCGCGGTCGCGAAGGTCCGGCAGGCAAAGGCGGAGGGCCGCGAGCTCACCGACGCGGACCTCGACGAGCTGCGCAACATCTGCCGGTGCGGGACGTACTCCCGGATCCGCGACGCGCTGAAGGCGGCCGCGGAGGACATGGGTGCGTGA
- a CDS encoding XdhC family protein, translating to MRDVLAHVGRWSGERFALATVISTFRSAPRPPGATMAVFADGVVVGSVSGGCVESDVYEVALEVIRTGVPAVRRYGVSDEDVFAIGLTCGGVIEVLVEPVDPVTYAEFASVAAGIEAGRPVAVATVVTAGETLGRRLVVEPDRVLGSLGDAGLDAAVVEDAVAMLDSGTTAIRRYGERGECRRTDVAVFVQALTPPPRMYVFGAIDFAAAVARVGKFLGYHVTVCDARAVFATRARFPEADEIVVDWPHRFLAGVEVDRRTALCVLTHDPKFDVPLLRLALRTDAGYVGAMGSRRTHDDRVARLREAGVTEDELARLSSPTGLDLGASTPEETAISIAAEIIATRNAASARPLSTTAGRIHGGAAAAVDPGLTVR from the coding sequence GTGCGTGACGTCCTCGCGCACGTCGGCCGGTGGTCTGGTGAAAGGTTCGCGCTGGCGACCGTGATCAGTACGTTCCGCTCGGCGCCGCGGCCGCCGGGCGCGACGATGGCGGTGTTTGCCGACGGTGTCGTGGTGGGCAGCGTGTCGGGCGGTTGCGTCGAGTCGGATGTGTACGAGGTGGCGCTCGAGGTCATCCGGACCGGGGTGCCGGCGGTACGGCGGTACGGCGTCTCCGACGAGGACGTGTTCGCGATCGGGCTGACCTGCGGCGGCGTGATCGAGGTCCTGGTGGAGCCGGTCGACCCGGTGACGTACGCGGAGTTCGCATCGGTTGCCGCCGGCATCGAAGCGGGGCGACCGGTGGCGGTGGCAACCGTCGTCACGGCGGGGGAGACGTTGGGGCGGCGCCTCGTCGTCGAGCCCGATCGGGTGCTCGGCAGTCTGGGCGATGCGGGGCTCGACGCGGCGGTGGTCGAGGACGCGGTGGCGATGCTCGACAGCGGGACGACCGCGATCCGGCGGTACGGCGAGCGCGGCGAGTGCCGCCGTACGGACGTCGCGGTGTTCGTGCAGGCGCTCACGCCGCCGCCGCGGATGTACGTGTTCGGCGCGATCGACTTCGCGGCGGCGGTGGCGCGGGTCGGGAAGTTCCTCGGGTACCACGTGACCGTGTGCGACGCGCGTGCTGTCTTCGCCACCCGCGCCCGGTTCCCCGAGGCGGACGAGATCGTGGTCGACTGGCCGCACCGGTTCCTGGCCGGCGTCGAGGTCGACCGCCGTACGGCGTTGTGCGTGCTGACCCACGATCCGAAGTTCGACGTACCGCTGCTGCGACTGGCCTTGCGTACGGATGCCGGCTACGTCGGCGCGATGGGGTCACGGCGTACGCACGACGACCGGGTCGCGCGGCTCCGGGAGGCCGGCGTGACCGAGGACGAGCTCGCGCGGCTGTCGTCGCCGACCGGGCTGGATCTCGGCGCGAGCACCCCCGAGGAGACGGCGATCTCGATCGCGGCCGAGATCATCGCGACCCGGAACGCCGCGAGCGCGCGCCCGTTGTCCACGACCGCGGGCCGGATCCACGGCGGCGCGGCGGCCGCCGTGGATCCGGGACTCACCGTGCGGTGA
- a CDS encoding cytochrome b, whose translation MQSRWGSLRAKVFPDHWSLLFGQIAFYSFVVLVLSGVVLTLQYEPSTAPVVYDGPYGPLRGTEMSRALDSTLAITFETRGGLLVRQIHHWATLIMVAAITLHLLRLFFSGSYRRPRRLNWLVVFSLLIVTLGAALTGTSLPDDMASGTSLAVLDGVLQATPVIGSALSYLLFGGEFPGNVLTWFYPLHIVVLPLLIVALFVAVAVLALKHSPKRAKRKSPVAAVKSAGLFCFVAGVSVLMAATATINPVWLYGPADPADTSAGVGPAWYLAFLDGSLRLAPGWEVVWWGKTISLAVLLPVAACTLFLVIVAVYPFLEERLIGVPKDQSERPRDNPTRTGIGVAGITFYGVLWAAAGADTMALQFHLSVNTLLRVFQVLLIVGPPAALWITRRICLGLRQQDKDVAEHGIETGRIVRLPSGGYVEDHRPSTRQLTAR comes from the coding sequence ATGCAGAGTCGATGGGGCAGTCTGCGGGCGAAGGTGTTTCCGGATCACTGGTCGTTGTTGTTCGGCCAGATCGCGTTCTACAGCTTTGTGGTGCTCGTGCTCAGCGGGGTGGTGCTGACGCTGCAGTACGAGCCGTCGACAGCGCCGGTGGTGTACGACGGGCCGTACGGGCCGCTGCGCGGGACCGAGATGTCGCGGGCGCTGGACTCGACGCTCGCGATCACGTTCGAGACGCGTGGTGGGTTGCTGGTGCGGCAGATCCATCACTGGGCCACGTTGATCATGGTGGCGGCGATCACGCTGCACCTGTTGCGGCTGTTCTTCAGCGGCTCGTACCGGCGGCCGCGGCGGCTCAACTGGCTGGTCGTCTTCAGCCTGCTGATCGTCACGCTGGGCGCCGCCCTCACCGGTACGTCGCTGCCGGACGACATGGCGTCCGGGACCAGCCTCGCCGTCCTGGACGGTGTGCTGCAGGCGACCCCGGTCATCGGCTCGGCGCTGTCGTACCTGCTGTTCGGCGGCGAGTTCCCCGGCAACGTGCTCACCTGGTTCTACCCGCTGCACATCGTCGTACTGCCGCTGCTCATCGTCGCGCTGTTCGTCGCCGTCGCGGTGCTCGCGCTCAAGCACAGCCCGAAGCGAGCGAAGCGGAAGTCCCCGGTCGCCGCGGTGAAGAGCGCCGGCCTGTTCTGCTTCGTGGCCGGGGTCTCGGTGCTGATGGCCGCGACCGCGACCATCAACCCGGTCTGGCTCTACGGCCCGGCCGATCCCGCCGACACCTCCGCCGGCGTCGGCCCGGCGTGGTACCTCGCCTTCCTGGACGGCTCGCTCCGGCTGGCACCGGGCTGGGAGGTCGTGTGGTGGGGCAAGACGATCAGCCTGGCGGTGCTGCTGCCGGTCGCGGCCTGCACGCTGTTCCTCGTGATCGTCGCCGTCTACCCGTTCCTCGAGGAGCGGCTGATCGGCGTACCGAAGGACCAGTCCGAGCGGCCGCGCGACAACCCGACCCGCACCGGGATCGGCGTCGCCGGGATCACCTTCTACGGCGTCCTGTGGGCGGCCGCGGGCGCCGACACCATGGCGCTGCAGTTCCATCTCTCGGTCAACACCTTGCTGCGGGTGTTCCAGGTCCTGCTGATCGTTGGTCCGCCCGCCGCACTCTGGATCACCCGCCGCATCTGCCTCGGCCTCCGGCAACAGGACAAGGACGTCGCCGAACACGGTATCGAGACCGGCCGGATCGTGCGGCTGCCGAGCGGCGGGTACGTCGAGGATCACCGCCCGTCGACACGCCAGCTCACCGCACGGTGA
- a CDS encoding cupin domain-containing protein yields MTVLIRAGEAEQLAASGVSLLADVPDTGGHLTSHRSVFQPGKEGAPPHLHREAAELFFVLKGTLRVLVGAEILELGQGDFLHVPPNTPHAFEAAGDEAAEVLFVLTHAKPRFGYYRLLESAYRGETTWPEVAKTSTLYDNHYVESPAWQGR; encoded by the coding sequence ATGACCGTTCTGATTCGTGCCGGTGAGGCTGAGCAGTTGGCAGCAAGTGGCGTCAGCCTGCTGGCCGACGTACCGGACACCGGCGGGCACCTGACCAGCCACCGGTCGGTCTTCCAGCCCGGCAAGGAAGGTGCTCCGCCACATCTGCATCGTGAGGCTGCTGAGCTGTTCTTCGTGCTGAAAGGCACGCTGCGGGTACTGGTCGGCGCCGAGATCCTCGAGCTCGGGCAGGGCGACTTCCTGCACGTCCCGCCCAACACCCCACACGCCTTCGAGGCTGCGGGTGACGAGGCGGCCGAGGTCCTCTTCGTCCTCACCCACGCCAAACCCCGCTTCGGCTACTACCGCCTCCTGGAGTCCGCCTACCGCGGCGAAACCACCTGGCCCGAGGTAGCCAAGACCAGCACCCTCTACGACAACCACTACGTCGAAAGCCCCGCCTGGCAAGGGCGTTGA
- a CDS encoding MFS transporter, with product MILALLAFAQLIIAIDYTIVFVAVPDIGRELGFAAHNLQWVVSGYAVVFGGFLLLGGRMSDLLGRRRMFVLGLSLYGVSSLAGGLATEPGLLVGARAVQGFGGAVLAPATLSLIGTLFAEGRERNRAFSVWGAAGGSGMALGSLLGGVLTQAFGWPAIFFVNVPLAAAGVVAAVVLIPRDGGTRSGRRFDVPGAVAATAGITAVVFALVQGPATGWNAASLLAGGVGVVLLVAFVMIESRSADPLLPLGLLRIRSLRNGVTVIALFAATLGSLLYFETLYFQDVHGYNALQTGLAYLVPTVAIFVGANLGGRVATRFGLHVTLATSLAVAAVGVAWLGLAISTSASYAAIVPALLILGLGQGSAFTTMYAAASTGVAPEHQGIGSGAASTGQQVGNAIGLALLVAIANQSDAFTGLRTAILITAAGVALTALTALTGRRTPALVPTP from the coding sequence ATGATCCTCGCATTGCTCGCGTTCGCGCAGCTGATCATCGCGATCGACTACACGATCGTGTTCGTCGCCGTGCCCGACATCGGCCGCGAGCTCGGGTTCGCGGCCCACAACCTGCAATGGGTGGTGAGCGGGTACGCCGTCGTGTTCGGCGGCTTCCTGCTGCTCGGCGGGCGGATGTCCGACCTGCTCGGCCGGCGCCGGATGTTCGTCCTCGGCCTCAGCCTGTACGGCGTCTCGTCGCTGGCCGGCGGGCTCGCGACCGAACCCGGGCTGCTGGTCGGCGCCCGGGCGGTGCAGGGCTTCGGCGGTGCCGTCCTCGCCCCGGCGACGCTGTCGTTGATCGGCACGCTGTTCGCCGAAGGGCGGGAACGCAACCGCGCGTTCTCGGTCTGGGGCGCGGCCGGTGGCAGCGGTATGGCGCTCGGGTCGTTGCTGGGCGGCGTACTGACACAGGCGTTCGGCTGGCCGGCGATCTTCTTCGTGAACGTTCCGCTGGCGGCTGCCGGGGTCGTTGCCGCGGTGGTGCTGATTCCGCGTGACGGCGGGACCCGGAGCGGGCGGCGGTTCGACGTACCTGGTGCTGTGGCCGCGACCGCGGGGATCACGGCGGTGGTGTTCGCGCTCGTACAGGGGCCGGCGACCGGGTGGAACGCTGCGAGTCTGCTCGCCGGCGGGGTTGGCGTCGTACTGCTGGTGGCGTTCGTGATGATCGAGTCGCGGTCGGCGGATCCCTTGCTGCCGTTGGGATTGCTGCGGATCCGGAGCTTGCGGAACGGGGTTACCGTGATCGCGCTGTTCGCTGCGACGCTGGGGTCGTTGCTGTACTTCGAGACGCTCTACTTCCAGGACGTGCACGGGTACAACGCCTTGCAGACCGGGCTCGCGTACCTGGTGCCGACGGTCGCGATCTTCGTCGGCGCCAACCTCGGCGGCCGGGTCGCGACGCGCTTCGGCCTGCACGTGACGCTCGCGACGAGCCTGGCCGTCGCCGCGGTCGGGGTCGCGTGGCTGGGCCTGGCGATCTCGACGAGCGCGTCGTACGCCGCCATCGTCCCGGCGCTGCTGATCCTGGGCCTCGGCCAAGGCAGCGCATTCACCACCATGTACGCCGCCGCGTCGACCGGCGTAGCTCCCGAACACCAGGGCATAGGCTCCGGCGCCGCCTCCACAGGCCAACAGGTCGGCAACGCGATCGGCCTCGCCCTCCTGGTCGCGATCGCCAACCAGTCCGACGCCTTCACCGGCCTCCGCACCGCCATCCTCATCACCGCCGCCGGCGTAGCCCTGACTGCCCTGACAGCCCTAACCGGCCGCCGCACCCCCGCGCTCGTCCCCACGCCCTGA
- a CDS encoding Rrf2 family transcriptional regulator, producing MNEGVEWAMHSCVNLSFVPGEAVTAKRLAAFYDLPTAYLNKQLQALTRAGILTSVSGPKGGFQLARDPRDISLLDIVVAIDGPDDAFRCTEILKDGPGGDARVDYTRICIISQAMRGAELTYRRELAGRSIADIAAEVVRLHPNAPDNARHRFANLKS from the coding sequence ATGAACGAGGGCGTCGAGTGGGCGATGCACAGCTGTGTGAATCTCAGCTTCGTGCCCGGCGAGGCGGTCACCGCCAAGCGGCTCGCGGCCTTCTACGACCTGCCCACGGCGTACCTGAACAAGCAGCTCCAGGCGCTCACCCGGGCCGGCATCCTCACCTCGGTCTCCGGACCGAAGGGCGGCTTCCAGCTCGCCCGCGACCCGCGCGACATCTCGCTGCTCGACATCGTCGTCGCGATCGACGGGCCGGACGACGCGTTCCGGTGCACGGAGATCCTCAAGGACGGTCCGGGCGGTGACGCCCGGGTCGACTACACCAGGATCTGCATCATCTCGCAGGCGATGCGCGGCGCCGAGCTGACCTACCGCCGCGAGCTGGCGGGCCGGTCGATCGCGGACATCGCCGCCGAAGTGGTCCGCCTGCACCCGAACGCGCCGGACAACGCGCGCCACCGGTTCGCCAACCTGAAGTCCTGA
- a CDS encoding PhoX family phosphatase, translating to MTKFLPLISQLGTRHGSRSFRTCEHKCANQCDHPEPNTSGNEHIQSVMRSAFSRRKVLAIGAASVGAAGVATLAVNAPAIADQTGRGAGSGSGSFPGFPQRGELTHGVVPPNRQDDIVVPRGYEQAVIIGWGDPVLPGAPKFDVNKQTPEAQAKQFGYNNDYTMVVPLRDDRKALLVCNHEYTDESLMFPTGKYDDITTKKIAMAAHGMAVVGIERVGRSGQWKRDKSLPKYNRRITVSTEFEVTGPAAADARVGKKAFGTIGNCAGGVTPWGTILSGEENFQGYFDVSGTVAAEHVTSFKRYGVPTTKTTQKGWSTVDARFDLTKTPTEAYRFGWIVEVDPYDPASTPKKRSMLGRLKHEGATITFTADGRIAAYTGDDERGEYIYKFVSKGKYDPKNRKANFGLLDEGTLYVAKFTGDGAGDGLYDGTGQWIPLTSDTESFVPGMSVAEVLINTRLAADKVGPTRMDRPEDIERNPLTGRVYAALTNNSNRGGTFPVDEANPLAKSHVRDTLDGPLVEKSGNRNGYILELSEEGDDAGKTGFGWTLFLVCGDPAAQETYFGGFDKSKVSPISCPDNVAFDGSGNLWISTDGNVLGANDGIFTVPVAGPNRGQVKQFLSVPFAAEACGPLVSDDDKTAFVAVQHPGETDDATFEKPTSTWPHTDPFPRPAIACVWRRDGGRVGS from the coding sequence GTGACCAAGTTTCTGCCTTTGATCAGCCAGCTCGGCACCCGCCACGGCTCCCGGTCCTTCCGCACCTGCGAGCACAAGTGCGCCAACCAGTGCGACCACCCGGAGCCGAACACCTCCGGGAACGAGCACATCCAGAGTGTCATGCGGTCCGCGTTCAGCCGCCGGAAGGTGCTGGCCATCGGCGCTGCCAGCGTCGGCGCCGCGGGCGTCGCCACGCTGGCCGTCAACGCGCCCGCGATCGCCGACCAGACCGGCCGCGGCGCCGGCTCGGGCAGCGGCTCCTTCCCGGGCTTCCCGCAGCGCGGTGAGCTGACGCACGGCGTCGTACCGCCGAACCGCCAGGACGACATCGTCGTACCGCGCGGCTACGAGCAGGCCGTGATCATCGGCTGGGGCGACCCGGTGCTGCCAGGCGCGCCGAAGTTCGACGTGAACAAGCAGACGCCCGAGGCGCAGGCCAAGCAGTTCGGGTACAACAACGACTACACGATGGTCGTGCCGCTCCGGGACGACCGGAAGGCGCTGCTGGTCTGCAACCACGAGTACACCGACGAGTCCCTGATGTTCCCGACCGGCAAGTACGACGACATCACGACCAAGAAGATCGCGATGGCCGCGCACGGCATGGCCGTCGTCGGCATCGAGCGGGTCGGCCGCAGCGGTCAGTGGAAGCGCGACAAGTCGCTGCCGAAGTACAACCGCCGGATCACCGTGAGCACCGAGTTCGAGGTGACCGGTCCGGCCGCGGCCGACGCCCGGGTCGGCAAGAAGGCGTTCGGCACGATCGGCAACTGCGCCGGCGGCGTGACGCCGTGGGGCACGATCCTGTCCGGCGAGGAGAACTTCCAGGGGTACTTCGACGTCTCCGGCACCGTCGCCGCCGAGCACGTCACCAGCTTCAAGCGGTACGGCGTACCGACCACCAAGACGACGCAGAAGGGCTGGAGCACGGTCGACGCGCGGTTCGACCTGACCAAGACCCCGACCGAGGCGTACCGGTTCGGCTGGATCGTCGAGGTCGACCCGTACGACCCGGCCTCGACGCCGAAGAAGCGCAGCATGCTCGGCCGGCTCAAGCACGAGGGCGCCACCATCACCTTCACCGCCGACGGCCGGATCGCGGCGTACACCGGTGACGACGAGCGCGGCGAGTACATCTACAAGTTCGTCTCCAAGGGCAAGTACGACCCGAAGAACCGCAAGGCGAACTTCGGCCTGCTCGACGAGGGCACCCTGTACGTGGCGAAGTTCACCGGTGACGGCGCCGGCGACGGCCTGTACGACGGCACCGGCCAGTGGATCCCGCTCACCTCGGACACGGAGTCGTTCGTCCCCGGGATGAGTGTCGCCGAGGTCCTGATCAACACCCGGCTGGCGGCCGACAAGGTCGGCCCGACCCGGATGGACCGTCCGGAGGACATCGAGCGCAACCCGCTGACCGGCCGGGTGTACGCGGCCCTGACCAACAACTCCAACCGCGGCGGCACCTTCCCGGTCGACGAGGCGAACCCGCTGGCCAAGTCGCACGTCCGCGACACGCTCGACGGGCCGCTGGTGGAGAAGTCCGGCAACCGCAACGGGTACATCCTGGAGCTCAGCGAGGAGGGTGACGACGCGGGCAAGACCGGCTTCGGCTGGACCCTGTTCCTGGTCTGCGGCGACCCGGCCGCGCAGGAGACGTACTTCGGCGGCTTCGACAAGTCGAAGGTCAGCCCGATCTCCTGCCCGGACAACGTCGCCTTCGACGGTTCCGGCAACCTGTGGATCTCCACCGACGGCAACGTGCTCGGCGCGAACGACGGCATCTTCACCGTCCCGGTGGCCGGCCCGAACCGCGGCCAGGTGAAGCAGTTCCTGTCCGTCCCGTTCGCCGCCGAGGCCTGCGGCCCGCTGGTGTCCGACGACGACAAGACCGCGTTCGTCGCCGTCCAGCACCCGGGCGAGACCGACGACGCGACCTTCGAGAAGCCCACCTCGACCTGGCCGCACACCGACCCGTTCCCGCGCCCCGCGATCGCCTGCGTCTGGCGCCGCGACGGCGGCCGCGTCGGCAGCTGA
- the rarD gene encoding EamA family transporter RarD: MPELRRGFIYGFSAYLIWGLFPLYWKLLDHSGAVELLAHRVLWSLVTVVLLVAVLRKFGRVKALLAEPRRRWPLIAAAFLISANWGTYIWGVGNGHVVETSLGYFITPLFTVLLGVFVLKERLRPVQWAALGIAFVAVVGLTIENGRPPWVAIILTFSFGFYGLAKKQAGAGAIEGMAVESGTVVPLAVAAIVVLGLRGDATVADHGTAYLVLVLLAGPITAVPLLLFGAAATRVSMTTLGLLNYIAPIMQFICGLLVFHEHMSPMRWAGFGLVWVALALFTFDSMHTRRRTLALERAAVTASAV, from the coding sequence GTGCCGGAACTGCGACGAGGATTCATCTACGGGTTCAGCGCCTACCTGATCTGGGGCCTGTTCCCGCTGTACTGGAAGCTCCTCGACCACTCCGGCGCCGTCGAGCTGCTCGCCCACCGGGTGCTCTGGTCGCTGGTCACCGTCGTCCTCCTGGTCGCCGTACTGCGGAAGTTCGGTCGCGTGAAGGCCCTGCTCGCCGAGCCGCGCCGCCGGTGGCCGTTGATCGCGGCGGCGTTCCTGATCTCGGCGAACTGGGGCACCTACATCTGGGGCGTCGGCAACGGTCACGTCGTGGAGACCTCGCTCGGGTACTTCATCACGCCGCTGTTCACGGTGCTGCTCGGCGTCTTCGTGCTGAAGGAACGGCTCCGCCCGGTCCAGTGGGCGGCGCTCGGGATCGCGTTCGTCGCGGTCGTGGGGCTGACCATCGAGAACGGCCGGCCGCCGTGGGTCGCGATCATCCTGACGTTCTCGTTCGGCTTCTACGGGCTGGCGAAGAAGCAGGCGGGCGCCGGCGCGATCGAGGGGATGGCCGTCGAGTCCGGCACCGTCGTCCCGCTCGCGGTCGCGGCGATCGTCGTCCTCGGCCTGCGGGGCGACGCGACCGTCGCCGACCACGGTACGGCGTACCTCGTGCTGGTGCTGCTCGCCGGACCGATCACCGCCGTACCGCTGCTGCTGTTCGGGGCGGCCGCCACCAGGGTCTCGATGACGACGCTCGGGCTGCTGAACTACATCGCGCCGATCATGCAGTTCATCTGCGGCCTGCTGGTCTTCCACGAGCACATGTCGCCGATGCGCTGGGCCGGGTTCGGGCTGGTCTGGGTCGCGCTGGCGCTGTTCACGTTCGACAGCATGCACACCCGGCGCCGGACGCTGGCGCTCGAGCGGGCCGCGGTCACCGCTTCCGCAGTGTGA